A section of the Castanea sativa cultivar Marrone di Chiusa Pesio chromosome 12, ASM4071231v1 genome encodes:
- the LOC142620536 gene encoding uncharacterized protein LOC142620536: MVCQLVDQTTQSWKTVLINETFEHDFAVAILSIHLPPTPRPDTFMWLPNSKGRFFVKAAFQIASNLTQLNPQSDVPWNKIWKLKVPGRLKMLIWRIGANAIPTKENFLQKINVDNPNYKMCNQEIASCEDIINPVLNPPRASCPTEYSWMISLNMVIVLDEIWQLRNRISYQDEQVDILKTIRQVNYRFNELSRFFSTENPTPPLPIQHKWEPPPQFWIKLNMDAAIVENWSTLVVVARDD, from the exons ATGGTCTGCCAACTTGTTGATCAGACTACTCAGAGCTGGAAAACCGTTCTCATAAATGAGACTTTTGAGCATGACTTCGCCGTGGCAATCCTTTCCATTCATCTGCCTCCTACCCCTAGACCTGACACGTTCATGTGGCTGCCAAATTCCAAGGGCCGATTTTTTGTCAAGGCAGCTTTCCAAATTGCATCCAACTTAACCCAGCTTAACCCTCAATCTGATGTTCCTTGGAACAAGATTTGGAAGCTCAAAGTTCCTGGAAGGCTTAAAATGTTGATTTGGAGAATAGGAGCAAACGCCATCCCTAcgaaagaaaattttcttcaaaaaatcaatGTGGACAACCCCAACTACAAGATGTGCAATCAAGAG ATTGCTTCCTGTGAGGACATCATAAATCCTGTGCTCAACCCCCCACGAGCTTCGTGCCCAACAGAGTACAGTTGGATGATCTCCCTCAACATGGTCATAGTGCTTGATGAAATCTGGCAGCTTAGGAATCGCATCTCATATCAGGATGAGCAAGTCGACATTCTCAAAACTATCAGGCAAGTAAACTATCGCTTCAATGAGTTGTCCAGATTTTTCTCAACTGAGAATCCCACTCCACCACTCCCAATCCAACACAAATGGGAGCCCCCACCTCAATTCTGGATCAAGCTCAACATGGACGCCGCTATTGTTGAGAATTGGTCCACTCTCGTCGTGGTTGCCAGAGATGACTAA